A single region of the Micropterus dolomieu isolate WLL.071019.BEF.003 ecotype Adirondacks linkage group LG18, ASM2129224v1, whole genome shotgun sequence genome encodes:
- the LOC123986776 gene encoding G-protein coupled receptor 22-like isoform X2, protein METDNYTPGPATTDWVGTEAGLEGMGVQVPGGSSSSPASWYMPYSLGFQVSLTTFLMLELVLGFSSNLTVLVLYCSQSNLVDSVSNMVTVNLHVLDVAVCVLCLPLTLVVVLLPPGPDLALLCCFHEACVTFASIATAINILEVQWSGGEGAEELGQVTPLSLSSHDVSATVVPAWRNRTLLCVGAQGYHTDLGMYYHLILQVPIFFTTVAVMLFTYSKILRALNIRIGSHMKKNQRFRGPSCRGCDKIQKKKKVGLRMNHGGEVGEEQCTTDGTKQLNHPPLISSPTPTATSPPALSSSAPLVTSDTGAATPMPTTMGVQASVSAIIALRRAVRRHRDRRERQRRVFRMSLIIITTFLGCWAPLSVTNMLILGIGPSEALVSLRLWFLALAYGTTVSHPLLYAFTRQKLRRALRAKVKKRVVSLLQVDPSPGGTVIHNSWVENRKTSRQVRLEASEGTDRCLAEVL, encoded by the exons ATGGAGACTGACAACTACACCCCAGGCCCAGCCACCACTGACTGGGTTGGGACTGAGGCTGGCCTGGAGGGAATGGGAGTCCAGGTTCCAGGGGGCTCGTCCAGCAGCCCCGCGTCCTGGTACATGCCATACTCGCTGGGCTTCCAGGTGTCACTCACCACCTTCCTCATGCTGGAGCTGGTGTTGGGTTTCAGCAGCAACCTGACAGTGCTGGTCCTCTACTGTTCTCAGTCCAATTTAGTGGACTCGGTGAGCAATATGGTGACTGTCAATCTGCATGTGCTGGATGTGGccgtgtgtgtgctgtgtctaCCCCTCACCCTGGTGGTTGTGCTGTTGCCTCCAGGACCGGATCTGGCTCTGCTATGCTGCTTCCATGAAGCCTGTGTCACCTTTGCCAGCATAGCTACAGCCATCAACATCCTG GAGGTGCAGTGGTCCGGTGGAGAAGGAGCAGAAGAGTTGGGGCAGGTGACACCCCTATCTTTGTCCTCTCATGATGTCAGTGCCACAGTGGTGCCAGCATGGCGTAACCGAACACTGTTGTGTGTTGGCGCGCAGGGCTACCACACAGACCTGGGTATGTATTACCATCTTATCCTGCAGGTACCCATCTTCTTCACCACTGTGGCAGTCATGCTGTTCACCTACTCCAAAATACTGAGGGCATTAAACATCCGCATTGGCTCCCACATGAAGAAAAACCAACGGTTCAGGGGGCCCTCCTGCAGGGGCTGCGACaagatacagaaaaaaaagaaggtggGGCTCAGAATGAATCATGGTGGGGAGGTAGGAGAGGAGCAGTGCACTACAGATGGTACCAAACAGCTCAACCACCCTCCCCTCATCTCTTCCCCCACCCCAACAGCTACCTCTCCCCCTGCCCTCTCATCTTCTGCCCCCCTTGTCACCTCTGACACGGGCGCTGCGACCCCTATGCCCACCACCATGGGCGTTCAGGCCTCCGTGTCGGCCATCATTGCGTTGAGGCGGGCAGTGCGGCGACACAGGGATCGACGAGAGCGACAGAGGCGGGTGTTCAGGATGTCCCTTATCATTATCACCACCTTCCTGGGCTGTTGGGCTCCCCTCTCTGTGACCAATATGTTAATCCTGGGCATAGGCCCCAGTGAGGCCCTGGTCAGCCTACGCCTCTGGTTCTTAGCCCTGGCCTACGGCACCACCGTCTCCCACCCTCTGCTCTACGCCTTCACCCGACAGAAGCTGCGTCGTGCCCTCCGTGCCAAGGTTAAGAAGAGGGTGGTGTCCCTGCTCCAGGTAGACCCTTCACCTGGGGGCACCGTCATACACAACTCCTGGGTGGAGAACAGAAAAACCAGCCGGCAGGTGCGTCTGGAAGCAAGCGAAGGTACTGACCGCTGCCTGGCAGAGGTCCTGTGA
- the LOC123986776 gene encoding G-protein coupled receptor 22-like isoform X1, with product METDNYTPGPATTDWVGTEAGLEGMGVQVPGGSSSSPASWYMPYSLGFQVSLTTFLMLELVLGFSSNLTVLVLYCSQSNLVDSVSNMVTVNLHVLDVAVCVLCLPLTLVVVLLPPGPDLALLCCFHEACVTFASIATAINILVISLDRYDISVRPANRLLTTRRATLLLAAVWVTSVAVFFIPFLEVQWSGGEGAEELGQVTPLSLSSHDVSATVVPAWRNRTLLCVGAQGYHTDLGMYYHLILQVPIFFTTVAVMLFTYSKILRALNIRIGSHMKKNQRFRGPSCRGCDKIQKKKKVGLRMNHGGEVGEEQCTTDGTKQLNHPPLISSPTPTATSPPALSSSAPLVTSDTGAATPMPTTMGVQASVSAIIALRRAVRRHRDRRERQRRVFRMSLIIITTFLGCWAPLSVTNMLILGIGPSEALVSLRLWFLALAYGTTVSHPLLYAFTRQKLRRALRAKVKKRVVSLLQVDPSPGGTVIHNSWVENRKTSRQVRLEASEGTDRCLAEVL from the coding sequence ATGGAGACTGACAACTACACCCCAGGCCCAGCCACCACTGACTGGGTTGGGACTGAGGCTGGCCTGGAGGGAATGGGAGTCCAGGTTCCAGGGGGCTCGTCCAGCAGCCCCGCGTCCTGGTACATGCCATACTCGCTGGGCTTCCAGGTGTCACTCACCACCTTCCTCATGCTGGAGCTGGTGTTGGGTTTCAGCAGCAACCTGACAGTGCTGGTCCTCTACTGTTCTCAGTCCAATTTAGTGGACTCGGTGAGCAATATGGTGACTGTCAATCTGCATGTGCTGGATGTGGccgtgtgtgtgctgtgtctaCCCCTCACCCTGGTGGTTGTGCTGTTGCCTCCAGGACCGGATCTGGCTCTGCTATGCTGCTTCCATGAAGCCTGTGTCACCTTTGCCAGCATAGCTACAGCCATCAACATCCTGGTAATTAGCTTGGACCGATATGACATCTCAGTACGGCCGGCCAACAGGTTGCTGACGACACGTAGAGCAACgctgctcctggctgctgtCTGGGTCACCTCGGTAGCTGTGTTTTTTATCCCATTCTTGGAGGTGCAGTGGTCCGGTGGAGAAGGAGCAGAAGAGTTGGGGCAGGTGACACCCCTATCTTTGTCCTCTCATGATGTCAGTGCCACAGTGGTGCCAGCATGGCGTAACCGAACACTGTTGTGTGTTGGCGCGCAGGGCTACCACACAGACCTGGGTATGTATTACCATCTTATCCTGCAGGTACCCATCTTCTTCACCACTGTGGCAGTCATGCTGTTCACCTACTCCAAAATACTGAGGGCATTAAACATCCGCATTGGCTCCCACATGAAGAAAAACCAACGGTTCAGGGGGCCCTCCTGCAGGGGCTGCGACaagatacagaaaaaaaagaaggtggGGCTCAGAATGAATCATGGTGGGGAGGTAGGAGAGGAGCAGTGCACTACAGATGGTACCAAACAGCTCAACCACCCTCCCCTCATCTCTTCCCCCACCCCAACAGCTACCTCTCCCCCTGCCCTCTCATCTTCTGCCCCCCTTGTCACCTCTGACACGGGCGCTGCGACCCCTATGCCCACCACCATGGGCGTTCAGGCCTCCGTGTCGGCCATCATTGCGTTGAGGCGGGCAGTGCGGCGACACAGGGATCGACGAGAGCGACAGAGGCGGGTGTTCAGGATGTCCCTTATCATTATCACCACCTTCCTGGGCTGTTGGGCTCCCCTCTCTGTGACCAATATGTTAATCCTGGGCATAGGCCCCAGTGAGGCCCTGGTCAGCCTACGCCTCTGGTTCTTAGCCCTGGCCTACGGCACCACCGTCTCCCACCCTCTGCTCTACGCCTTCACCCGACAGAAGCTGCGTCGTGCCCTCCGTGCCAAGGTTAAGAAGAGGGTGGTGTCCCTGCTCCAGGTAGACCCTTCACCTGGGGGCACCGTCATACACAACTCCTGGGTGGAGAACAGAAAAACCAGCCGGCAGGTGCGTCTGGAAGCAAGCGAAGGTACTGACCGCTGCCTGGCAGAGGTCCTGTGA